In Spea bombifrons isolate aSpeBom1 chromosome 9, aSpeBom1.2.pri, whole genome shotgun sequence, the genomic stretch CCCCCTGGAGGGGTCTCGATTTACCCCCTAAAGCCTTCCTGCCTCCTCCAGCACCACACATGCCCTAAGCGGGACTCACCCCCCACCACACCACCTGCTCTCCGTTAACCCCCTCCCCGTCCGTTCCGGAGCTCGCTGGGGATTGTGGGTAAACATGGCGGCCGGAGGCAGCAGCAAGGCCTCTGTCGGGGCCCTGGAGGCCACCCTGGACCGCAAGCTGCAGACCGTGACCAACACCATGGAGTCCATTCAGAGCCTGTCCTCCTGGTGCATCGAGAACAAGAAGCACCACACAACCATCGTGCACTACTGGCTGAAATGGCTGCGGAGATGTGAGTATGagccgggccgccgccatcatTCATCCGGGGGTCATGGGGCAGGGGACAGCGTAGGCTGATGGGAGTGCCGTTTCACTAGGCTCAGAGGTCTCTCATTCATACTACTCGCAGAAGACGCGTGCATACATAAGTGTAGAGTCCCGTAGGCTTTTGGAACCTCAGTGTTCTCCTGTTCGTtccatctaaagaagagaccGCTGAGGTTCTGAAAAGCGTAAAGTCCCATAAACTTTGAGGACCACAGAGGTCTCTCTATTCTATTTGAAAAAGAGACGTGTGAGCTCCTGAAACCTCCTGTAACTTTAGAAGTCCTCCCGCACGCTGAGTGCAGATGGTTGCCCCCGTTTCCCTGGCGCTGGCGGGGTGTTTACGGCGTGATTGTGCTCCCGGTCTGCGTATTACGTGCTTACACCGTGACGTGTGGTTGGCGTTGTGTTGGGGGTCTTGGATGTGTCTCAGTGGTTGCTGGGCACACGCGTGTGCTTTGGCAGTTAGCGCGTTGGCAGCTCTCGCGGGTACCCTGCGTTAACCTGTTTTACGGGGATCGGGGAGGAGAATTGCGTTTGTGTCTCAGATCACCGGTTTTCTGGCAGACTTGTGACAATTCGCTTTTAAAGCGTTTATCTCCCCGGCTGCCTCTGGCTTCTTGGCACACGTGTGTTATGAGCGAAGTGCATGTGTTCACACGCCGACAACGTGTTCTTCCCTAGGGGCTGCGTTCAGCTTTTTCAGGACCCGTGTGCCATCGGTGGGGCAGCTTGCTGTAAAGTAGGACTTACACTACAGAAATGGCCTGTTTATCCCTGTAAATATGGTAACGGCGCACCACCAAAAATCATTCGCGTGTTTATATAGAAGAGCCGTAGAGGGTAACTAGTCTGTCCATAGTCAGACCCCTTgaacatatgtattgtattaagcgctgcataaacagttggtgctatatacaggaaagataataataaaaaagaacaggAGGAACAGGCGACTAGAGGGCGGTTTGCgtgatgtgtgtgtgatttttttttttctgtttgtcctGATGATTTGCTGCCTCGAGCCTCTGACCTTAGTAAATGCTGCTGTGGCCGGGATGCATCGTATGTTCTGATCATTGATTATGTTTAAAGGGGTGATCGGTTATATGAAGCGTGTGCAGCTGCGGGGAGACCCCGGCACACGGGCTTTTCACGCAGCGTTTTGGACTCTAGAGCACAGAATCTGCTTCCGTGAGGGGACTGGGAATGTGGGTTCTGTTGGTGCTAAAATGCCGCTTTGTATATATAAGGAAATTAATACATCTCAGGACAGCGTCTTAATTCCACGGGAATAATGTGATTTTACTCCCGAAGAAGGTGGCTTTGGTGATGTGCGTTTAATGAtccctattacactctgctaggGGTCTTACGGGGCTTTTATCGGGAATGTTTAATAGAATGCGGATTAAGAGAGATGCCTTCGTTCTGCTACTCTGTACAATCATCTCTTTAGGATGAATTCATGCACCTTCATATCTGCGTTTGTTGcttacaggttttttttaagcagggGTATTACAGGCTACTCTGTATCTATATATCTAACAAGTAATTAGACTACAAACAATCCGCTACACATCAGTTCTagaacacacacatgtataatatatatattacgtgtgtatgaatgtatatgatatacattcacacacacatactatacatatatagctATACATGCCCCCACACACATAATGGACAGGAAGAAATATATATCCTATAATTTTGGCATCTTGTACCCCTGCATAGAGTGCTTTAAATCTCGGGTAGCGCCACTCTTGACAGCGCGTTTAAGAGTATtagatatgtattattttaatttaagagcactagatatttatttattattccctCACGGTCCAATACACAGAGTTCATTCGGGTTTGTTTGCGGGTAAAGGCTCCCGTACAAAAGATCACAGATAAATTGCCGCAGGAAACGATGAGAAACGACGGCATTATGTCACACTTGGAACAAATCTATTCCTTTACTCCCTTTCTGCCGCTGTGATACATTCTATCTAAATTGTCTATTTACAAAACAAACTGACAGATTTGGACAACTCTGAGCAATATTGTTAcatattatgaaaatatttactgTTGCGATCCAGAACATAGCGGGTTGCTGAATATATGCTGTagcactttttaattttttataaccATTAACCTGTTTCTGACAGCAGTGCGGTGTAATGTTGGCCACGGGGTTCATTCATCTAGCGATATATGTAATGGGGATATACTGTTAGGTGTTCAATGGAGTGTAAGCCTGTGAGCCGAGCGccctttacctaatgtatatattctttttaacctaatgtatatattctttttaGTACGTTTACATTGTTTGCACTGTAAGAAGCTCTGCGGAAAgtgttggcgctatatgaataataaCGTGTTTCTGTAAATCTTGCTAATATCTCGCTtgtctatatatgtgtatgtatgtgtgtattatgtatattatcaCACCCTTGATGTGCTGATTTCTGGCAGATGTGTTGTCAGTAATAGGGTAACGTCTGCAATCTGTTGGAACACGGTTTTTTGAGTTAACCCCAGCTGTATAACGCTATATTTTGATGGATGTGTTACGGACATTTGAGATACGAAGCAGAGAccatgatagatatatatatatatatatatatatatatatatatatatatgtatgtgtgtatatatataaatatatacacacagcaagAACaggcttttaatttatttttaattaagaatAAATCCACAGAGCACGTCGTGGGCTTCCTCTTTCCGTGAGGGTGCGAGCGGCTCCTGTTCCCTTCCCGTAATGTGAAGCAACAGTCTTCCATTGCGTTGCCTCCATTGCCACCGTTAGCAGACATTGGCAAGAGTTTTAAGAGCCGTGAAGCAAAACCAGAAAGCTGTATGTAAGATACACGGCGTTTACTGCATGCATTAGGTTGGCTGAGAGTGGTGTGATTGTACCTTTGTGGCTTGCGGGTAATTGTGTGATCTCTTGTGTATTGTGTCGTCGTAACACTGCTGGCTTGTAAATGTCACCGTGTCACAGGGAAGCAAACCGTTCCTATTTTaaggtatttttaaataattttagatgtgtttttactccTCTTTGCCTTAAACGGGCCCGTCGGAGTAGAGTAACATCTGTGAAGTTACATAGATTTGTTACGCTTGTGTATTGTGATCCCTCAGAGCCGTAACGTACTTCTTTAGAGCCGTTCTATAGAACACGGCAGCTTAAGCATTGGCTTTTTTCCTATTCACACAAGTCTTCGTTCTGTTTGCATCTTACATGCTGTGTACCAAACGTAACTGTCAATAAAGATTTGTCTGTTTGAAAACCCAGTTTATTACGCTGTCTGATTAAGCCTCTGAGTTGAATGGCAGTGAAATGTTATAATTGTCGGCTTCCTCCGTGGAATATTGTGGGTTTATCCCAGTTTTGCGCATTgacttgttaaaatatatatcgaTGGGAAACCTGCGCCATACAGACTCCCAGGGCCTGAGGCGGAGAGCCATGGCTACTAACAGCTTGCTTTGGGAAACCAGCTTTTGGGTTGATCCCTTCCCGGTAGTTAGTGATGGGTTGCCTAATCCTTTTTAAAGGGCTTTTGTTGCCTTCTGTGCGTTTGGTTGCCGGCGTGGGGTAATCTCTGACCTCGTGTGCGTTTATCACATGGAGGTGTTTAGCGTTGTATGTTAAACTTTCCTGAGAGCCGTAATTGGTTCCTGTTGTCCTGCCGATAGCCGGCGTCGGTGAATTCTGCGTGTCCCCAGGGCTTGTGTCTTCGGGACACAGGATGCTGGTAAAAGGAACCTTTTTAAACGCGTGGCTTTCTTCCTTGAGAAACGTATATGTAAAGCCGGTACTGATTTAGTGTCAGGTGTGACACGTTGCTAAAGACAAGACTAATGTGGATATTAACACTCCTTTTACCATTTAGTGGGATATTGTTGTTTGATATATCGCCATCTTATTTTGCAGCGCTGTAAAAGCAGTAGTATATAATATGGAATTATTGTATGGATTTAAACGCTTGTAATCGTGTTACTTATCGGCTTCGTATTGCCTAATAAACAGGCGCGAGGATGTGTGCCTTCAGAAGGGTTGCGTAGGACACAATCTCCTGTagtataccatatatatatatactatataccacAAATATAATACTACGTATATACTAATCTGTATGATTGCAAAGAGATGTTTGACAAGTAAGTTTCCACGTAGGTTCAGGAAGTTTATATGGTGGTTAAAGTGAAATACAtgttagaaatggctttgtcaGATTTAGCTTGCCACAGATATTTCACTGAATCCGATGACTGGCGCTCTCCTCTAGTTTGCCGCCTGTCCCATGACCGGCGCGCTCTTCTAGTTTGCCGTCTGTCCCATGACCGGCGCGCTCTTCTAGTTTGCCGCCTGTCCCATGACCGCCGCGCTCTTCTAGTTTGCCGCCTGTCCCATGACCGACGCTCTCTTCTAGTTTGCCGCCTGTCCCATGACTGGCGCTCTCCTCTAGTTTGCCGCCTGTCCCATGACTGGCGCTCTCCTCTAGTTTGCCGCCTGTCCCATGACTGGCGCTCTCCTCTAGTTTGCCGCCTGTCCCATGACTGGCGCTCTCTTCTAGTTTGCTGTCTGTCCCATGACTGGCGCGCTCTTCTAGTTTGCCGCCTGTCCCATGACCGGCGCTCTCCTCTAGTTTTCCGTCTGTCACATGACCGACGCTCTCCTCTAGTTTTCCGTCTGTCCCATGACTGGCGCTCTCCTCTAGTTTGCCGCCTGTCCCATGACTGGCGCTCTCCTCTAGTTTGCCTCCTGTCCCATGACCGGCGCTCTTCTAGTTTGCCGCCTGTCCCATGACCGGCGCTCTCCTCTAGTTTGCCGCCTATCCTGTGACCGGCGCGCTCTTCTAGTTTGCCGTCTGTCCAATGACCGACGCTCTCTTCTAGTTTGCCGTCTGTCCCATGACCGACGCTCTCTTCTAGTTTGCCGTCTGTCCCATGACCGGCGCTCTCTTCTAGTTTGCCGTCTGTCCCATGACCGGCACGCTCTTCTAGTTTGCCGCTTCTGTCCCATGACTGGCGCGCTCTTCTAGTTTGCTGCCTGTCCCATGACTGGCGCGCTCTTCTAGTTTGCTGCCTGTCCCATGACTGGCGCGCTCTTCTAGTTTGCCGCCTGTCCCATGACTGGCGCGCTCTTCTAGTTTGCCGCCTGTCCCATGACCGGCGCGCTCTTCTAGTTTGCCGCCTGTCCCATGACTGGTGCGCTCTTCTAGTTTGCTGCCTGTCCCATGACTGGCGCGCTCTTCTAGTTTGCCGCCTGTCCCATGACTGGCGCGCTCTTCTAGTTTGCTGCCTGTCCCATGACTGGCGCGCTCTTCTAGTTTGCCGCCTGTCCCATGACCGGCGCGCTCTTCTAGTTTGCCGCCTGTCCCAAGACTGGCACGCTCTTCTAGTTTGCCGCCTGTCCCATGACTGGCGCGCTCTTCTAGTTTGCCGCCTGTCCCATGACTGGCGCGCTCTTCTAGTTTGCCGCCTGTCCCTTGACTGGTGCGCTCTTCTAGTTTGCCGTCTGTCCCTTGACTGGCATGCTCTTCTTCTAGTTTGCCGTCTGTCCCATGACTGCAGCGCTCTTCTAGTTTGCCGTCTGTCCCATGACTGCCGCACTCCTCTAGTTTGCCGTCTGTCCAATGACTGGCGCTCGCCTCTAGTTTGCCGTCTGTCCAATGACTGGCGCTCGCCTCTAGTTTGCCGTCTGTCCCATGGCTGGAGCTCGCCTCTCGTATGCGGATtttccatgattttttttgtttctttctcagCGTCCGTCCCCCATCGCCTGAACCTCTTCTATCTAGCGAATGATGTCATACAGAACTGCAAAAGGAAAAATGCAATTGTGTATCGGGAGGCCTTTTCCGAAGCCCTTCCCGAGGCAGCCTCTCTGGTCAGGTGAGTAGATTCCAGCTGTACTTCTGAGCAGaattcatatgaattaataaatgGCCAGGTTTGCAGATTATCCAGAAGACGGCCTAAAGCTTGTCATTTCTTctcctgtgtttgtttttattactctttaaaatgtttgctgtGTAATGTAAATGCTTTCATTAtacgtttatttattttgcacagGGACCAGTCCGTGGTGAAAGCTGTAGAGAGAATCTTTAAGATATGGGAGGAGAGGAACGTCTACTCTGAGGACACCATCGCATCGTTCAGATCTGGTTTAAGTAAGTAGCTTCACTTCTTTACAGCCTCATGGATTATTTACCGAGGTAAAGCATTTTATTTGCCAAGTAGTTGGTGATATAAGGGTTCTGGGAATACACCTCACGATGTACCATAAATTCAATTTCATGGTTGCGTTCCGATGATCAGGAAGTAGTATTTTGAAGTAATTTAcctatttattttccattttattgaAACTCGTGTCGCGGATGTCTTGTTCCTTAAATAGCacgtatattaaaatgtattgtttaagaCACTTATGTGGAAATGTCCGTCTGTGTCTTTTTAAAGGTGGAGCATGGGGAAAGCGTGAGAGGAGTGAGAGAAGCCGGAGCTCTCGTGCTCGAGTGGCTGAGAAGGTGCCAGAAGGTAagaaagagggggggggtacGGCAGCCAGGGCACTAATGCTTTTGGTTAGAGCCGCCACTTTGGATCACAAAATTTAACCGGTCTCTCCTACTGAACCTTGACTTGTCACTACACGTTGTTGTATCCGCCATGTTGTCTTGTCCCCGTGGTGCTGCGTAAGGCATGACAGATGAAGCTCTGCAGGTTGCTCTGTCCTCTACTTGCATGCGAGAAAATAGTCATTAAAGTTCTTGCTCTCCTGATTGTCCGATGTCCCACAAGTACCGGTGTGACGCTTTTGTTAGTTCTCCTACTTTACAACTTTTACCTCAGAAACCTGAAGCTAAAGTTTTATAAGTTAAAAATCTGTAGTGAATGTAATTATTGTATTCCACCAATCAGAAATCCTTATCAAGgcctcattttttttctctccttttttcagCTGTTGCAACAAACAGCAAAGCTGCGCTGAAGTCCAAGATTGTGGCTGAATTTCGGGTAAGCCTCCTATGTTCATACCATTCTGGTTTGGCTCGAACACCGTTGGTCAATAGAAACCTGCCTTTGAGATCCATGTTCAACAAAAGCACATTTTCCAACCCTTTTTCTATTACTTTTTCTTCTGATTACAGCCCCAAAAACTGATTGATGATTTGTCGACATTCAAGCGTTCTGTGGATCACGTTgacctaaaagaaaaacaactttcTAACATGAGAGTTGATGTGTGCAGCACAGAGACATTGAAACGACTGAAAGGTACGCGCACGCGCTCTCTGTGTGATTGTAAGCAGTCCAAAGGTCCGATTGTGGAGAACATGGTTGTCATTCTGGCACCGTGTTATCTTCTGGGATGTAGGATAGGTTTCGGTCGCATTAACTGTTCTATTTTCACATGCTTTCGTTTAGATAAAGCCGGAGGAAAGAAATTTTCTAAAGACTTTGAAGAAGCCAGCGCGAAACTCGAAGAGTTTGTCAATATTCTTgacaagcaagtgaaaaacggACCTTCTTTGACAGACGCTTTGGAGAATGCTGGCATATTTTATGAAGCCCAATACAAGGAAGTTAAAATTGTGGTTAATGTAAGTAACTGGTGATAAAAGACGTTTATGCAACTGCAGAATGGGGTTTTTAGAATGAGGTCTCCTCTGTGTGGCAGCTTTGTAGGCAGTCAAGATACCACTTAATGGCCTTATACTTTATACCCTGGGCTCGAGTGGCCGGCCATATATCTGTCTGCTAGACCGGATGAGTGCGTGGAGCCATGTTTTATCAACTTGTCATCACCCAGGAAATTTGTATGATCCGTACCTACATGCAGCGACTCGACATTGTCATGTGACAACCGTGATTTAGTACCAACCACTCActgctttttcttctgtttttggtTATTCAGGCCTATAAAACCTTTGCCAATCgggttaataatttaaagaaaaagttagaCCAGCTGAAAGCTAGCCTTCCAGACCCAGAGGAATCTCCAATGCCTTCACCTACAATGGATGCTCCATCTCCAACCGGCTCTGAATCGCCATTCCAAGGCATGGGTGCCGAGAGCCCTTTATCGCCAGAACCAGAGCCCATTCCAGCTGTTTCTCCGGAACCTCCTAAGGACAACCGTGTTGTAGAGGACATGGAGCTGTCGGATGTGGATGCAGATGAAGAAATGCCCAATATTATTAGTAGGTTCTTTGAATTGAAATTACTGCAGAGCATTCGCTTGATGGAAACCACATATTTTAgatgttttagtttaatgtacAATCtgctaatatttaatattctttatttttcaagttgaagaaagaaaagagactCCCACTCATCCTGCTTCATCTTCAAAAGCCATCAATAACATCACAGAGGCTTCCAAAACAATTCCCGACTCTACAAATACACCTTCAGTGGCCACCCTTGACCCGACTCCCACCTCTGTACCCGTCAGCAGCACAGCGTCTGTTCTGGTGTCAACCGCCACACCTGTTTCAACATCCCCACCTACAGCTCAAACCGCGCCGGCAAAACCGGTGACCACGCCGACAATCGCCCCCTCGATGCCCCTTGGGTTGCCAAACCTGCCCAATGTAGACCTGGGGAAGATAAGTTCCATCCTAAGTAGCTTAACCTCTGTTATGAAAAATACAGGTGAGTTATTGGCAGTTTTTGGCTCGCTATTCCAATGTGGCAACATATAGCCTTAAAGAGGTGAAGTACTCAAATCGTGTATAACGCTCTGCACATGCTGTGTTACACCTGTCCATTATGTATAATCTGTAATACTTCGGTGCCATTCAACACTTTAAACTAAAAATAGCATGCATTGTAATGATCTAGAGTAATGTAGCCTACAAAATGCTTCCCTTTTCCCATCTTCCATGATTTGTACTTAACCGatgttgcttttttaggtgTTAGCCCTGCAGGCAAGCCTTCTCCTGGCACGCCGACAACGCCTACCACAAATCTGGGTGGTGGATTGAAGCCCCCTGCTCAGGGTCAATCAAACCCGCTGGCAAACATTCTGTCGAAAGTTGAGATAACTCCAGAAAGTATTCTTTCAGTATTGTCTAAAACACAAGTCACATCCACGCCATCCTTGCAAGGTAAACGCTGAGAATGAGGAATCTGGTTTTGAATCAATTTATAGTGTTACCAGCAataaaaggttgtttttttttttgttttgttcaccCTCGCCTTGCTATGTTCTTCTCTGTGCTCTCCTACTTGACTACATGAGCCGAATCATTCTTTCTGCTGtcgaatttttgttttttttatccaccTTTTTATACGTTCCTTTATAACCTGAATCGTTTTTAAGGATGGTTTGTCCTACCATTTCAAAATGTAACGGTCTAAGGTTTCAGGCTGTCTTATGGGCGCTGGTAGTACATGTGTGATTGTAATacatttattctgtttttcagGCTTTTCTTCATTTATTCAAAGCGTCGCTATGTCGAGTGGAACCGTAACACACAGCACTTCCACAGCACCAGTGAACAGTGGTTTGTCGACCATGAAAGACAGAACTATCACAACTTCTGTTACTCCTTCTGTCCCTAAAACCTTTGGTTACTCAACGCCATCCTCTAACTCAGAATCCTCCTCCTTGCCTGTCGCAAAAACTCCTGTCAGCCATGGCTCAAAACCACAGGTTAACACAATGGCATTTTCATCTCAGCCCCCCATGCCAGCAGAAAAGTCCATAACCCAAGCGCCGCAAACCTCAAAGTCCAGTGATGCGACCGAGCCGTCAAGCCTTGAAATGAAGattcataattttttaaaaggaaatccaggTTTCAGTGGTTTAGATCTGAATATCCCTATTCTTACCGGCATAGGTTCCAACACGGTGCCTGAGGCAGCTCCTGAGTTCCACCGCGGCTCCTCTAGCACCTCTCTTGATAATGTAGATGGGACTCCGGTGCGTGATGAAAGAAGTGGTACGCCTACTCAAGATGAGATGATGGACAAACCTGCTTCAAGCGGTGTTGATACTGTGTCACTGTTATCAAAGATAATAAGCCCCGACTCTTCTACACCTAGTAGCACAAGGTCGCCTCTTCTCAACAAAGAGAGTGAATTTCAGAAGCTTGCTAGCATGCCTGCATATAGGTCTTTTGGTATGGGAGGAAATTCCCCTAATGCATATAGGCAGCCTGGAGATAGTATAGAAAAAGCTTTGCAACTTGATTCCTCAATGGGCAAGTTTTATTCAAACACAGTGTTTCCGGAGGATGAAGACTATCGTGACTTTGAGTTTTCCGGTCCACCTCCTTCTGCCATTGGCAGTCTTGAAAAAAGGCCCTCAAAACCCATCATGAAGCCTAATGTCCATTTAGAGTCCTCAGAATATCAGTCAATGCCCCCTGGCTTTGGTCAAAACCAAGACTTTGGAAGGCAGCCCTTTCCACAGTCTATGCATGGTCCTTTCCATTCTGGCGATGGTAGTGGCCCGTTGTCTCCTACCTCTGAACTATATGGAAATCGTAATCTAAGAAGAGGTAATCTAGACGTCAATAAGACGCCCTCCCCAAAGAAAGAGGAGTCATTTTTCCCTTCCGACAATCATAATTTACCAGTGGCTCGTCCTGTTATGTCACAGTCTCCATACACCAACTCTCCCCACGCTCTGCAAAACAGACCTCATAATTTTGCACCCAAGAATAATCTTCCTTCCAGTTGTGCACCGATGACAAATGTAGAACAACCAGGCTCATCTGTTTCAGCCTCTAGTATGATGGAGTTTAAAAACATGCTTAAAAATGCATCTCACAGACCTGATGAAAACAAGTATGGCCCAACCAGCTTACATGAAGATGTCGGTGGTCCTGGCCATACTGGGATGGCTTCTGATGAGCGATCGCATCAAGAAGAACATTACCGCATTGAAACAAGAGTTTCGTCATCTTGTGCCAATTTATCAGATGGCACAGAAGAAAAAGGTGCACCTATCGAAACTCTGGGGTATCATAGTGCTGGTAACGTGAGGTTATCAGGGGAGCCTATTAAAACAGTTGAGTCGGTAAGAGTGGGAGTGAAGGGAAACAGAGGTCATGGGATAGATGGAAGTAGAGGGGGTTGGTACGAAATGGGAACCACAGGTAGCTCGTTTGATGATGGTCCTTCAAGTAGTGCTGATGATCCACCATCTATTAGTGGAGGATTTAAAACTCAGTATGAAGACCACTTACCACGATTTCCGGATACTGGTGACTTCAGAGGAAAAAATATGCCACCTTTTGAACATCACTTGCCGCCGCCACCCATGGGTGCACCCATAGAGCATGGTGTTGCTTTTCAAATGGAACGTGCCGGCCCGCCTCCTGGGCCACCACCTCCTGATCATGGAAGTCTCTTTGGAAGAGACATTCCTGTAACTGCACGCATGTCCTCTGTGGAACCTCCCAATCCCTTATCTCATGTTGCTCACCCTCCACCTGGAGAACACGTGAATCCATTTCCAGGTCATCTTCCTCCAGAACATGGCAGCATGCCATTTTCACCTCCACCACGTCTAGACATGAGAAGTCCATTTACGCAGGATCATGGCACTGTCCACCAAGGTGCAATGAAAGAACATTTTGGAGTGCACCCAGCTTCAAGAGATCATGGGCCACCATCACACGACCACAATGGTCCACCCCATGGCAGGGGAAATGAAGCAATGGCACCTAATTCTAGGGACCACCATGGACTCCATAGTGGCCCCCCACATCATTTTGTTCCATCTCATAGAGACAATATGAATCCAGGAGGCTTAAGGCCTCAAAGACAGCAGTTCAGGCCCCGGGAACCATATAACAGTTTAAAGAGGCCACGACCACCATTTGGACGGGGCCCCCAGTTTTTCTCCCCTAAACGTCCTTTTTATCCTCCGAGGTACTGAGTTACGATTACAAGATAAATGATCACTTTTGGAACTTTGGCATTAACCTTTTGTGCTTGTCTCTAAGGGCTGTTTTTAGGGTGCAGATACTTGTGCTCAAACAAGTAAGAATAGGGAAAACATTAGTTATTTCACCCTTTTTACCCTTAGAGCAATGCCGTAGGTTAACTACTACTAGAAGCAAAAGAGACTGCTGTGAGGGCCTAAATGCCCCATTCCCTATCACATTACCGGTGCAACTTCCCATTCACAAGGTGGCCGACCCATAGCGATTATTCTGTCCAACTTCTTGAGCGATGTTACTGTTGTCAGAAATGGAATCCCATCGTCACGCCTAAAGTTATTCTTCATCAACTTGTCCGTGGAGCCAAAAAACTGATCAGTTCTGAAGCATAACAAGATCTACCAATTTGCTTTATATCCAGATAGGTGAGTGGCAGGGGCATGATGGCAAGATCAGTCTCTTCagctcagattttttttttctttaataaataaaatgacatttctttCCCAGCCGTCTTACTTATGCAGTACTCCGATACACCCGTTTCCAGCGGAGAACCAGCACCAAAATGCAGTTGACCAGCTTCATCTTTGCACCAAGTCCCGGTCCTGGGAGCATAAGGAGCCATGTGAATGCTTGGTGTGGGGCTTATGAAACTCCCAAGTTGTACCTGTGTTTCCATAGTATGTGTATTTACAGAAGTGAAACCACCTAGATTGTAGGCTCTCTGTTTCTGCGTGTAACAACtctaaatgacaaaaaaatgaatttgaatGTTTTCAGAATTTCAGGCGTAGCCTAATTTTGATTTCTTTGCATAGAGGCGTTTAAATTTAAAGCCGCACTGTCTCTTTGGTGGATTTGATTCCGCCTCACCACATTGCTTTACACATTAAAATTCTTGAATTAACAGGAAAGGCATGAAGGGGATTCCTTTCTACATTCACATAATGAAGTActtgtgtaaatttgtgtaatatatatatacaaacaaatacatacagAGCTTTACTCTTTAATGCAGAGTAGTTGGTAATGACCTTGGCTCTCAGACtggatggaaaaataaaaaacactttttttttttctcctcttttttcacaaagtgtttttgtttttttctcctttcccaATGCTCATTAACCATTTTACCATGGCTGTTTACCCAATGACTGTTGAGTTTGCATGCAGTAGAGGTGCATCCCTCTTATAATGCTCATCCATTGCTTTGGTAGTGAGAAAGTTACCGTCGTAGAAGAAACTTAAGTTGGCGTCTAACCGTAGGGAAGTATAACTGACagaacaagg encodes the following:
- the RPRD2 gene encoding regulation of nuclear pre-mRNA domain-containing protein 2, with the translated sequence MAAGGSSKASVGALEATLDRKLQTVTNTMESIQSLSSWCIENKKHHTTIVHYWLKWLRRSSVPHRLNLFYLANDVIQNCKRKNAIVYREAFSEALPEAASLVRDQSVVKAVERIFKIWEERNVYSEDTIASFRSGLSGAWGKRERSERSRSSRARVAEKVPEAVATNSKAALKSKIVAEFRPQKLIDDLSTFKRSVDHVDLKEKQLSNMRVDVCSTETLKRLKDKAGGKKFSKDFEEASAKLEEFVNILDKQVKNGPSLTDALENAGIFYEAQYKEVKIVVNAYKTFANRVNNLKKKLDQLKASLPDPEESPMPSPTMDAPSPTGSESPFQGMGAESPLSPEPEPIPAVSPEPPKDNRVVEDMELSDVDADEEMPNIIIEERKETPTHPASSSKAINNITEASKTIPDSTNTPSVATLDPTPTSVPVSSTASVLVSTATPVSTSPPTAQTAPAKPVTTPTIAPSMPLGLPNLPNVDLGKISSILSSLTSVMKNTGVSPAGKPSPGTPTTPTTNLGGGLKPPAQGQSNPLANILSKVEITPESILSVLSKTQVTSTPSLQGFSSFIQSVAMSSGTVTHSTSTAPVNSGLSTMKDRTITTSVTPSVPKTFGYSTPSSNSESSSLPVAKTPVSHGSKPQVNTMAFSSQPPMPAEKSITQAPQTSKSSDATEPSSLEMKIHNFLKGNPGFSGLDLNIPILTGIGSNTVPEAAPEFHRGSSSTSLDNVDGTPVRDERSGTPTQDEMMDKPASSGVDTVSLLSKIISPDSSTPSSTRSPLLNKESEFQKLASMPAYRSFGMGGNSPNAYRQPGDSIEKALQLDSSMGKFYSNTVFPEDEDYRDFEFSGPPPSAIGSLEKRPSKPIMKPNVHLESSEYQSMPPGFGQNQDFGRQPFPQSMHGPFHSGDGSGPLSPTSELYGNRNLRRGNLDVNKTPSPKKEESFFPSDNHNLPVARPVMSQSPYTNSPHALQNRPHNFAPKNNLPSSCAPMTNVEQPGSSVSASSMMEFKNMLKNASHRPDENKYGPTSLHEDVGGPGHTGMASDERSHQEEHYRIETRVSSSCANLSDGTEEKGAPIETLGYHSAGNVRLSGEPIKTVESVRVGVKGNRGHGIDGSRGGWYEMGTTGSSFDDGPSSSADDPPSISGGFKTQYEDHLPRFPDTGDFRGKNMPPFEHHLPPPPMGAPIEHGVAFQMERAGPPPGPPPPDHGSLFGRDIPVTARMSSVEPPNPLSHVAHPPPGEHVNPFPGHLPPEHGSMPFSPPPRLDMRSPFTQDHGTVHQGAMKEHFGVHPASRDHGPPSHDHNGPPHGRGNEAMAPNSRDHHGLHSGPPHHFVPSHRDNMNPGGLRPQRQQFRPREPYNSLKRPRPPFGRGPQFFSPKRPFYPPRY